One window from the genome of Chrysemys picta bellii isolate R12L10 chromosome 15, ASM1138683v2, whole genome shotgun sequence encodes:
- the TPST2 gene encoding protein-tyrosine sulfotransferase 2 isoform X2 has translation MRVTMRRVLLGLGFAVALMVTVHLGQQMLECQALLGEGYGKRTRGLMRPENEELVLVDSSRIEYRYSKEMPLIFIGGVPRSGTTLMRAMLDAHPEVRCGEETRIIPRVLAMRQAWSKSGREKMRLDEAGVTDQVLDAAMQAFILEVIAKHGEPARYLCNKDPFTLKSSVYLSRLFPNSKFLLMVRDGRASVHSMITRKVTIAGFDLNSYRDCLTKWNKAIEVMYSQCVEIGQSRCLPVYYEQLVLHPEQSMRVIMQFLDISWSDAVLHHEELIGKPGGVSLSKIERSTDQVIKPVNLEALSKWIGHIPGDVLQDMAQIAPMLARLGYDPYANPPNYGNPDPLVINNTQRVMKGDFKTPANLKGRLQVTQNTSASH, from the exons ATGCGGGTCACCATGAGGCGAGTGTTGCTGGGGCTTGGCTTTGCTGTTGCCCTGATGGTGACTGTGCACCTTGGCCAGCAGATGTTGGAGTGCCAGGCGCTGCTGGGCGAGGGCTATGGCAAGCGGACACGTGGGCTGATGAGACCAGAAAACGAAGAACTGGTTCTGGTGGACTCCAGTCGCATCGAGTACCGGTACAGCAAGGAGATGCCGCTGATATTTATCGGTGGGGTCCCGCGGAGCGGCACGACTCTCATGAGAGCCATGCTGGATGCGCATCCAGAGGTCCGCTGCGGAGAAGAGACTCGCATTATTCCCCGGGTGCTGGCCATGCGCCAGGCCTGGTCCAAATCTGGGCGCGAAAAGATGCGCTTGGATGAAGCGGGAGTGACGGACCAAGTCCTGGACGCTGCCATGCAGGCGTTTATCCTGGAAGTCATTGCCAAGCATGGGGAGCCAGCCAGATATCTATGTAACAAGGACCCCTTCACTTTAAAATCCTCTGTCTACCTTTCCAGGCTCTTTCCCAATTCCAAATTTCTGCTGATGGTTCGAGACGGCCGGGCTTCTGTCCATTCCATGATCACAAGGAAGGTGACGATTGCAGGCTTTGACCTGAACAGCTACCGAGACTGCCTTACCAAGTGGAACAAAGCGATCGAGGTGATGTATTCGCAGTGCGTAGAAATTGGGCAGTCCAGGTGCCTGCCAGTCTACTATGAGCAGCTAGTGCTGCACCCCGAACAGTCCATGCGTGTCATCATGCagttcctagacatttcctggaGCGACGCAGTGCTGCACCATGAAGAATTAATAGGGAAACCAGGCGGAGTCTCTCTTTCCAA GATAGAAAGATCAACAGACCAGGTTATTAAGCCTGTAAACTTGGAAGCTTTGTCCAAATGGATCGGGCACATTCCAGGGGACGTATTGCAAGACATGGCCCAGATAGCACCAATGCTCGCTAGGCTTGGCTATGACCCATATGCAAATCCACCCAACTATGGCAACCCAGACCCCTTGGTAATCAACAACACCCAGAGG GTTATGAAGGGGGATTTTAAAACACCAGCCAATCTGAAAGGACGTCTTCAG GTGACTCAGAATACGTCTGCTTCTCACTGA
- the TFIP11 gene encoding tuftelin-interacting protein 11 gives MSMSHLYGKDDDGDVEMEKFEITDWDLQNEFNPNRQRHWQTKEEATYGVWAEHDSDDERPSFGGKRSRDYSAPVNFISAGLRKAAAEEVIEEDSDEDEKPIKQEEFPKEFVPKKLKTGGNFKPSQKGFIGGTKSFMDFGSWERHTKGIGQKLLQKMGYVPGRGLGKNAQGIINPIEAKQRKGKGALGAYGSERTSQSLQDFPVVDSEEEAEEEFQKELSQWRKDPNGGKKKPKYAYKTVEELKAKGRIGKQLTTPQKELSQVKVIDMTGREQRVYYSYSQISHKHNIPDDNPQQPLGKDSKPQAFGLPELEHNLQLLIDITEQEIIQNDRQLQYERDMVVNLTHEIQKMSEVLSHEETAISNLSKVLELVEECERRMQPNCDNPLTLDECAKIFETLQDKYYEEYRMSDRVDLAVAIVFPLMKDYFKNWDPLKDCMYGTEIIAKWKRLLENDQLLSHSGQDLATDAFHRLMWEMWMPYVRNIITQWQPRNCGPMVDFLDSWVHVIPVWILDNILDQLIFPKLQKEVENWNPLTDTVPIHSWIHPWLPLMQSRLEPLYSPIRNKLANALQKWHPSDSSAKLILQPWKEVFTPGSWEAFMVKNIVPKLGMCLNELVINPHQQHMDAFYWVIDWEGMVSVSSLVGLLEKHFFPKWLQVLCSWLSNSPNYEEITKWYLGWKSMFSDQVLAHPSIKDKFNEALDIMNRAVSSNVGGYMQPGARENIAYLTHTERRKDFQYEAMQERREAENMAQRGIGMAASSVPMNFKDLIQTKAEEHNIVFMPVIGKRHEGKQLYTFGRIVIYIDRGVVFVQGEKTWVPTSLQSLIDMAK, from the exons ATGTCCATGTCCCATCTCTACGGCAAAGATGACGATGGTGATGTGGAGATGGAGAAATTTGAAATCACGGACTGGGACCTGCAGAACGAGTTCAACCCCAACCGCCAGCGCCACTGGCAGACCAAGGAGGAGGCCACCTATGGCGTGTGGGCTGAGCACGACTCGGACGATGAGAGGCCCAGCTTTGGAGGCAAACG CTCTCGGGACTACTCAGCCCCCGTTAATTTCATCAGTGCGGGACTAAGGAAAGCTGCAGCTGAGGAAGTGATAGAAGAAGACTCAGATGAGGATGAGAAGCCCATTAAGCAGGAAGAATTCCCTAAAGAGTTTGTACCAAAGAAGTTAAAAACA ggtgGCAATTTCAAACCCAGCCAGAAAGGATTTATAGGAGGGACCAAATCTTTCATGGACTTCGGCAGCTGGGAGAGACACACCAAGGGAATAGGGCAGAAGCTTCTTCAGAAAATGGGTTATGTCCCTGGTAGAGGGCTTGGAAAGAATGCTCAAG GTATCATCAATCCGATTGAGGCCAAGCAAAGGAAAGGCAAAGGAGCTTTGGGAGCATATGGCTCTGAACGAACCAGTCAGTCCTTGCAGGACTTCCCTGTTGTTGACTCGGAGGAAGAAGCTGAAGAG GAATTTCAGAAAGAGCTCAGTCAGTGGAGGAAGGATCCTAATGGAGGCAAGAAAAAACCCAAATATGCCTACAAGACAGTAGAAGAATTGAAGGCCAAAGGCAGGATTGGCAAGCAGCTCACAACTCCTCAAAAGGAACTATCCCAAGTTAAG GTTATAGACATGACTGGCCGGGAACAAAGGGTTTATTACAGTTACAGTCAAATCAGCCATAAGCACAATATCCCAGATGACAATCCTCAGCAGCCACTGGGCAAAGACTCCAAGCCCCAAGCATTTGGCTTGCCAGAACTGGAGCACAACTTGCAACTTCTCATCGACATCACAGAGCAGGAGATCATCCAGAATGACCGGCAGCTACAGTACGAGAGAGACATGGTTGTCAACCTGACCCATGAGATACAGAAGATGTCTGAAGTCCTCTCGCATGAGGAGACAGCAATTAGCAACCTCAGCAAGGTCCTGGAATTGGTGGAGGAATGCGAGAGGCGAATGCAGCCTAACTGTGACAATCCACTTACCCTGGATGAATGTGCAAAGATTTTTGAGACCCTCCAAGATAAGTATTATGAGGAATACAGGATGTCCGATAGAGTGGACCTGGCAGTAGCTATCGTGTTTCCTCTCATGAAAGATTACTTCAAGAACTGGGATCCCCTCAAG GACTGTATGTACGGCACAGAAATTATAGCCAAGTGGAAAAGGCTTTTAGAAAATGATCAGTTGTTATCGCACAGTGGGCAGGACCTAGCAACGGATGCTTTTCACAG GCTCATGTGGGAAATGTGGATGCCCTATGTCAGAAACATCATAACACAGTGGCAGCCGAGAAACTGTGGACCAATGGTAGATTTCTTGGACAGCTGGGTGCATGTTATTCCTGTTTGGATATTGGATAATATTCTGGATCAGCTTATCTTCCCCAAACTACAGAAGGAG GTTGAAAACTGGAACCCTCTGACAGACACTGTCCCAATCCACTCTTGGATTCACCCCTGGCTTCCACTGATGCAGTCTCGATTAGAGCCATTATATTCTCCAATCCGAAACAAGTTGGCAAATGCACTGCAGAAATGGCATCCCAGTGACTCCTCAGCCAAACTGATCCTTCAGCCCTGGAAAGAAGTGTTTACACCAGGATCTTGGGAGGCTTTCATGGTCAAAAACATTGTGCCTAAACTCG ggatGTGTCTCAATGAGCTCGTCATTAACCCTCACCAGCAGCATATGGATGCATTTTACTGGGTGATCGACTGGGAGGGGATGGTCTCTGTGTCCAGCCTTGTCGGACTTCTGGAGAAACACTTCTTCCCCAAATGGCTGCAG GTGCTGTGCTCCTGGCTAAGTAATAGCCCCAATTATGAAGAGATCACCAAGTGGTACCTTGGTTGGAAGTCTATGTTCTCAGACCAGGTGTTAGCACATCCATCGATCAAGGACAAATTTAATGAAGCTCTTGATATCATGAACCGGGCTGTCTCTTCCAATGTCG GTGGCTACATGCAACCAGGTGCTCGGGAAAACATTGCCTATCTCACTCACACCGAGCGGAGGAAAGACTTTCAGTATGAAGCTATGCAGGAGCGGCGAGAGGCTGAGAACATGGCCCAACGGGGCATAGGCATGGCTGCTAGCTCTGTGCCAATGAATTTTAAGGACCTCATTCAAACAAAAGCAGAAGAACACAATATCGTCTTCATGCCTGTGATCGGGAAGCGGCATGAAGGAAAACAATTGTACACATTTGGACGAATTGTGATTTACATTGACAGGGGTGTTGTGTTTGTACAAGGAGAAAAGACGTGGGTGCCAACCTCTCTTCAGAGTCTCATTGATATGGCTAAATAA
- the TPST2 gene encoding protein-tyrosine sulfotransferase 2 isoform X1 translates to MRVTMRRVLLGLGFAVALMVTVHLGQQMLECQALLGEGYGKRTRGLMRPENEELVLVDSSRIEYRYSKEMPLIFIGGVPRSGTTLMRAMLDAHPEVRCGEETRIIPRVLAMRQAWSKSGREKMRLDEAGVTDQVLDAAMQAFILEVIAKHGEPARYLCNKDPFTLKSSVYLSRLFPNSKFLLMVRDGRASVHSMITRKVTIAGFDLNSYRDCLTKWNKAIEVMYSQCVEIGQSRCLPVYYEQLVLHPEQSMRVIMQFLDISWSDAVLHHEELIGKPGGVSLSKIERSTDQVIKPVNLEALSKWIGHIPGDVLQDMAQIAPMLARLGYDPYANPPNYGNPDPLVINNTQRVMKGDFKTPANLKGRLQVRAPSDSSGLDLHFGWICGMSGPSHEGSSSVLGIPDSLASPASVHPNLHCTVVPLSSC, encoded by the exons ATGCGGGTCACCATGAGGCGAGTGTTGCTGGGGCTTGGCTTTGCTGTTGCCCTGATGGTGACTGTGCACCTTGGCCAGCAGATGTTGGAGTGCCAGGCGCTGCTGGGCGAGGGCTATGGCAAGCGGACACGTGGGCTGATGAGACCAGAAAACGAAGAACTGGTTCTGGTGGACTCCAGTCGCATCGAGTACCGGTACAGCAAGGAGATGCCGCTGATATTTATCGGTGGGGTCCCGCGGAGCGGCACGACTCTCATGAGAGCCATGCTGGATGCGCATCCAGAGGTCCGCTGCGGAGAAGAGACTCGCATTATTCCCCGGGTGCTGGCCATGCGCCAGGCCTGGTCCAAATCTGGGCGCGAAAAGATGCGCTTGGATGAAGCGGGAGTGACGGACCAAGTCCTGGACGCTGCCATGCAGGCGTTTATCCTGGAAGTCATTGCCAAGCATGGGGAGCCAGCCAGATATCTATGTAACAAGGACCCCTTCACTTTAAAATCCTCTGTCTACCTTTCCAGGCTCTTTCCCAATTCCAAATTTCTGCTGATGGTTCGAGACGGCCGGGCTTCTGTCCATTCCATGATCACAAGGAAGGTGACGATTGCAGGCTTTGACCTGAACAGCTACCGAGACTGCCTTACCAAGTGGAACAAAGCGATCGAGGTGATGTATTCGCAGTGCGTAGAAATTGGGCAGTCCAGGTGCCTGCCAGTCTACTATGAGCAGCTAGTGCTGCACCCCGAACAGTCCATGCGTGTCATCATGCagttcctagacatttcctggaGCGACGCAGTGCTGCACCATGAAGAATTAATAGGGAAACCAGGCGGAGTCTCTCTTTCCAA GATAGAAAGATCAACAGACCAGGTTATTAAGCCTGTAAACTTGGAAGCTTTGTCCAAATGGATCGGGCACATTCCAGGGGACGTATTGCAAGACATGGCCCAGATAGCACCAATGCTCGCTAGGCTTGGCTATGACCCATATGCAAATCCACCCAACTATGGCAACCCAGACCCCTTGGTAATCAACAACACCCAGAGG GTTATGAAGGGGGATTTTAAAACACCAGCCAATCTGAAAGGACGTCTTCAGGTGAGAGCGCCCAGTGACTCCTCTGGGCTAGACCTTCATTTCGGATGGATCTGTGGCATGTCTGGTCCGTCACATGAGGGCAGCAGCTCTGTCCTTGGGATACCTGACTCACTTGCATCTCCTGCTTCAGTCCATCCAAATCTCCACTGCACAGTTGTTCCTCTCTCGTCGTGCTGA